In Streptomyces chartreusis NRRL 3882, the following are encoded in one genomic region:
- a CDS encoding ABC transporter permease translates to MTAPGPVRTAPGPADEEQAEAPRTPPGPPPRHVGWQKLTVLPAVLVAVLLATWLWFQQADLDALSRNALSGGQVSKALWQHVQLTAISTFFVLIIAIPLGILLTRGALRRATPVAMAFANMGQATPAIGLLALLVIWLGIGRRAALIGIIAYAVLPVLSNTITGLKANDPTLLEAARGIGMSPMGVLTRVELPLAVPLILAGVRTALVLNVGTATLAVFGGGGGLGVLITTGITNQRMPVLVLGSVLTVVLALLVDWLASLAEVFLRPRGLQP, encoded by the coding sequence GTGACCGCTCCCGGACCGGTGCGAACGGCCCCCGGACCGGCGGACGAAGAGCAGGCCGAGGCGCCCCGGACGCCACCCGGCCCGCCGCCCCGGCACGTCGGATGGCAGAAGCTGACCGTGCTGCCCGCCGTCCTGGTGGCCGTACTGCTCGCCACCTGGCTCTGGTTCCAGCAGGCCGACCTGGACGCGCTGTCCCGGAACGCCCTGTCGGGCGGCCAGGTCTCCAAGGCCCTGTGGCAGCACGTCCAACTGACCGCGATCTCCACGTTCTTCGTGCTGATCATCGCGATCCCGCTGGGGATCCTGCTGACCCGCGGGGCGCTGCGCAGGGCCACTCCGGTGGCGATGGCGTTCGCCAACATGGGCCAGGCGACGCCCGCCATCGGCCTGCTGGCGCTCCTCGTCATCTGGCTGGGCATCGGCCGCCGGGCCGCCCTGATCGGCATCATCGCCTACGCCGTCCTGCCCGTGCTGTCGAACACCATCACCGGCCTGAAGGCGAACGACCCGACGCTGCTGGAGGCGGCGCGGGGCATCGGCATGTCGCCGATGGGGGTCCTGACCCGGGTAGAACTGCCGTTGGCGGTCCCGCTGATCCTGGCGGGTGTCCGCACGGCCCTCGTCCTGAACGTCGGCACGGCGACCCTGGCCGTCTTCGGCGGGGGCGGCGGACTGGGCGTACTGATCACGACCGGGATCACCAACCAGCGGATGCCGGTGCTGGTGCTGGGCTCGGTCCTCACGGTGGTCCTGGCGCTGCTGGTGGACTGGCTGGCCTCGCTGGCGGAAGTGTTCCTGCGGCCGCGGGGGCTCCAGCCATGA
- a CDS encoding betaine/proline/choline family ABC transporter ATP-binding protein (Members of the family are the ATP-binding subunit of ABC transporters for substrates such as betaine, L-proline or other amino acids, choline, carnitine, etc. The substrate specificity is best determined from the substrate-binding subunit, rather than this subunit, as it interacts with the permease subunit and not with substrate directly.), translating into MPETGGHGASIELESLTKRYPGSAQPAVDNVSMEIKAGEVVVLVGPSGCGKSTTLKMINRLIEPTGGRIRMGGEDVTDIDPVGLRRKVGYAIQSAGLFPHMTVAQNIALVPRMIGWPKARIRARTEELLDLVGLDPGEFHGRYPRQLSGGQQQRVGVARALAADPPVLLMDEPFGAVDPITRDHLQDELIRLQHELHKTIVFVTHDFDEAIKIGDRIAVLRDRSHIAQFDTPEAILTNPADDFVSGFVGAGAALKRLNLTRVRDVEITDYPTVMIDDPLQQIFNRLRVGGTNEVLLLDRRGRPYKWLRRGDLMRARGSLARAGTLVHDTVTRDATLRDALEAVLTDNAGRVAVTGRRGEYTGVVDMETLLNSVHDMLEADRLDALEHQHELEELRAAQTHAEQEGGGGVTGVGGLGGTR; encoded by the coding sequence GTGCCTGAGACCGGCGGCCACGGGGCCTCCATCGAGCTGGAGAGCCTGACCAAGCGGTACCCCGGCAGCGCGCAGCCGGCCGTGGACAACGTGAGCATGGAGATCAAGGCGGGCGAGGTCGTCGTCCTGGTCGGCCCCTCGGGCTGCGGCAAGTCGACCACGCTCAAGATGATCAACAGGTTGATCGAGCCGACCGGCGGCCGTATCCGCATGGGCGGTGAGGACGTCACCGACATCGACCCGGTGGGGCTGCGCCGCAAGGTCGGCTACGCGATCCAGTCCGCCGGGCTCTTCCCGCACATGACGGTCGCGCAGAACATCGCGCTCGTACCGAGGATGATCGGCTGGCCGAAGGCCCGGATCAGGGCGCGGACCGAGGAGCTGCTCGACCTCGTCGGCCTCGACCCCGGCGAGTTCCACGGCCGCTATCCGCGCCAGCTCTCCGGCGGTCAGCAGCAGCGGGTGGGCGTGGCCCGTGCCCTGGCCGCCGACCCCCCGGTGCTGCTGATGGACGAGCCGTTCGGGGCGGTGGACCCGATCACCCGCGACCATCTCCAGGACGAGCTGATCCGGCTCCAGCACGAGCTGCACAAGACGATCGTCTTCGTCACGCACGACTTCGACGAGGCGATCAAGATCGGCGACCGGATCGCCGTCCTGCGCGACCGGTCCCACATCGCGCAGTTCGACACCCCGGAGGCCATCCTCACGAACCCGGCGGACGACTTCGTGTCCGGGTTCGTCGGTGCCGGGGCGGCGCTGAAGCGGCTGAACCTCACCCGCGTGCGGGACGTGGAGATCACCGACTATCCGACGGTGATGATCGACGACCCGTTGCAGCAGATCTTCAACCGGCTGCGGGTCGGCGGCACCAACGAGGTCCTGCTGCTCGACCGGCGCGGCCGGCCCTACAAGTGGCTCAGGCGCGGTGATCTGATGCGGGCGCGGGGGTCGCTGGCCCGTGCCGGGACGCTGGTGCACGACACGGTCACCCGGGACGCGACCCTGCGGGACGCGCTGGAGGCGGTGCTCACCGACAACGCCGGGCGGGTGGCGGTCACGGGGCGGCGCGGTGAGTACACCGGCGTCGTCGACATGGAGACGCTCCTCAACTCCGTGCACGACATGCTGGAGGCCGACCGGCTGGACGCGCTGGAGCACCAGCACGAGCTGGAGGAACTGCGGGCGGCGCAGACGCACGCGGAGCAGGAGGGCGGCGGGGGCGTCACGGGCGTGGGCGGCCTCGGAGGGACGCGGTGA
- a CDS encoding ABC transporter permease, which translates to MNFWEYVANRHQQLLTDAYQHASAVFQCMVVATVLGVLIGVATYRSEWAGNLATTTTATVLTVPALALIGLLIPVVGLGVPPTVIALTLYGLLPVVRNAIVGLRGVDPSLVDAATGIGMSRPARLLRIELPLAWPPILTGIRVATQMLMGIAAIAAYASGPGLGNVIFRGLASLGSANALNQVLAGTLGIIILALLFDAAYVLIGRLTIPGGIRA; encoded by the coding sequence GTGAACTTCTGGGAGTACGTGGCGAACCGGCACCAGCAGCTGCTCACGGACGCCTACCAGCACGCCAGCGCCGTCTTCCAGTGCATGGTCGTCGCGACCGTGCTCGGGGTCCTGATCGGGGTCGCCACCTACCGCAGCGAGTGGGCCGGGAACCTCGCGACCACGACCACCGCCACCGTCCTGACCGTGCCGGCGCTCGCCCTGATCGGTCTGCTCATCCCGGTCGTGGGGCTGGGCGTGCCGCCGACGGTGATCGCCCTGACGCTGTACGGACTGCTGCCGGTCGTGCGCAATGCGATCGTCGGGCTGCGCGGGGTCGACCCGTCACTGGTGGACGCGGCCACGGGCATCGGCATGTCCCGGCCGGCCCGGCTGCTGCGGATCGAGCTGCCGCTGGCCTGGCCGCCGATCCTGACCGGGATCCGGGTCGCGACCCAGATGCTGATGGGCATCGCGGCCATCGCGGCGTACGCCTCGGGACCCGGCCTCGGCAACGTCATCTTCCGCGGCCTCGCCTCGCTGGGCAGCGCCAACGCGCTCAACCAGGTCCTCGCGGGCACGCTCGGCATCATCATCCTGGCACTGCTGTTCGACGCCGCGTACGTCCTGATCGGGCGGCTGACCATTCCCGGGGGGATCCGTGCCTGA
- a CDS encoding Lrp/AsnC family transcriptional regulator, giving the protein MAIDHLDGRILLLLAREPRIGVLEMSRRLGVARGTVQARLDRLQSNGVIRGFGPEVDPAALGYPVTAFATLQIRQGQGADVRAHLATVPEVLELHTTTGTGDMLCRLVARSNADLQRVIDRVVGFDGIVRASTAIVMENPVPLRIIPLVEQAAEET; this is encoded by the coding sequence GTGGCGATCGATCATCTGGACGGCCGGATCCTCCTGCTGCTGGCCCGCGAGCCGCGGATCGGGGTGCTGGAGATGTCGCGGCGGCTCGGCGTGGCCCGGGGCACCGTGCAGGCGCGGCTCGACCGGCTTCAGTCGAACGGAGTCATCCGCGGCTTCGGCCCGGAGGTGGACCCGGCGGCGCTCGGCTACCCGGTCACGGCGTTCGCGACGCTCCAGATCCGGCAGGGCCAAGGCGCCGATGTGCGGGCCCACTTGGCGACCGTGCCGGAGGTGCTGGAGCTGCACACCACCACCGGCACCGGGGACATGCTGTGCCGGCTGGTGGCCCGCTCGAACGCCGATCTCCAGCGTGTGATCGACCGGGTCGTCGGTTTTGATGGCATCGTCCGGGCCTCCACGGCGATCGTCATGGAGAACCCCGTTCCGCTGCGGATCATCCCGCTGGTGGAGCAGGCCGCGGAGGAGACCTGA
- the hppD gene encoding 4-hydroxyphenylpyruvate dioxygenase, whose protein sequence is MTQTTHHTPDTARQADPFPVKGMDAVVFAVGNAKQAAHYYSTAFGMKLVAYSGPENGSRETAAYVLENGSARFVLTSVIKPSSDWGHFLARHVAEHGDGVVDLAIEVPDARAAYAYALEHGARSVAEPYEQKDEHGTVVLAAIATYGETRHTLVERSGYDGPYLPGFVAAEPIVEPPAQRTFQAIDHCVGNVELGRMNEWVGFYNKVMGFTNMKEFVGDDIATEYSALMSKVVADGTLKVKFPINEPAIAKKKSQIDEYLEFYGGAGVQHIALNTNDIVQTVRTMRAAGVEFLNTPDSYYDTLGEWVGETRVPIDTLRELKILADRDEDGYLLQIFTKPVQDRPTVFFEIIERHGSMGFGKGNFKALFEAIEREQARRGNL, encoded by the coding sequence ATGACGCAGACCACACACCACACTCCCGACACCGCCCGGCAGGCCGACCCCTTCCCGGTCAAGGGAATGGACGCGGTCGTCTTCGCCGTGGGCAACGCCAAGCAGGCGGCGCACTACTACTCCACCGCCTTCGGCATGAAGCTGGTCGCCTACTCCGGACCGGAGAACGGCAGCCGCGAGACCGCTGCGTACGTCCTGGAGAACGGCTCCGCCCGCTTCGTCCTCACCTCGGTCATCAAGCCGTCCAGCGACTGGGGCCACTTCCTCGCCCGGCACGTGGCCGAGCACGGCGACGGCGTCGTCGACCTCGCCATCGAGGTGCCGGATGCGCGCGCCGCGTACGCCTACGCCCTGGAGCACGGCGCCCGCTCGGTCGCCGAGCCGTACGAGCAGAAGGACGAGCACGGCACGGTCGTCCTGGCCGCCATCGCCACCTACGGCGAGACCCGCCACACCCTCGTCGAGCGCTCCGGCTACGACGGCCCGTACCTGCCCGGCTTCGTCGCGGCCGAGCCGATCGTCGAGCCGCCCGCCCAGCGCACCTTCCAGGCCATCGACCACTGCGTCGGCAACGTCGAGCTCGGCCGGATGAACGAGTGGGTCGGCTTCTACAACAAGGTGATGGGCTTCACGAACATGAAGGAGTTCGTGGGCGACGACATCGCCACCGAGTACAGCGCGCTGATGTCGAAGGTCGTCGCCGACGGCACGCTCAAGGTCAAGTTCCCGATCAACGAGCCGGCCATCGCCAAGAAGAAGTCCCAGATCGACGAGTACCTGGAGTTCTACGGCGGCGCGGGCGTCCAGCACATCGCGCTCAACACCAACGACATCGTCCAGACGGTCCGCACCATGCGCGCGGCCGGCGTGGAGTTCCTGAACACGCCCGACTCGTACTACGACACCCTGGGGGAGTGGGTCGGCGAGACCCGGGTCCCGATCGACACCCTGCGCGAGCTGAAGATCCTCGCCGACCGCGACGAGGACGGCTACCTGCTGCAGATCTTCACCAAGCCGGTCCAGGACCGCCCGACCGTGTTCTTCGAGATCATCGAGCGGCACGGCTCGATGGGCTTCGGCAAGGGCAACTTCAAGGCCCTGTTCGAGGCGATCGAGCGGGAGCAGGCCCGCCGCGGCAACCTCTGA
- a CDS encoding tetratricopeptide repeat protein, with translation MENQQEGPERRESGPGRRVRARRVLIASVAGCAVLGGVLVLLPWGRPAEPAPPSPGALAMAAVGAGVPAALPDLAELIDEREKRVRTRPKDATSWAVLGAAYVEQGRRLADPGYYPRAEKALRTSLAVRPERNVRALAGLAALSNARRDFPAARRWGEAALKLEPRRWTTYPLLIDAYTGLGEHAAAKRTLDRLTELRSGPAVLARAAAVYRDRGWREDAAASLADAAAGARAPAERAAYLERAGQLAWERGDLEDALRHFREAVRLDPDQRAAQAGQGRVLAGLGRTTEALNAYQVALAKQPCPRYALELGELYESLGMPEAARVQYDLLRERVRGAAAGGADEELVLGQFEADHGDPRSAVRRLRAEWKRQPGTEVADALGWALHRAGRSGEALRYAVRATDGEGGGGVRSAVYAYHRGMIERELERYGAARRHLAEALRINPHFSPLHAPAARAASEALGEPPDEELPEMDEE, from the coding sequence ATGGAGAACCAGCAGGAGGGTCCGGAGCGGCGGGAGAGCGGCCCGGGGCGCCGCGTTCGTGCGCGGCGGGTGCTGATCGCCTCCGTGGCGGGGTGTGCCGTGCTCGGCGGGGTGCTGGTGCTGCTGCCGTGGGGGCGGCCCGCCGAGCCCGCTCCGCCGTCTCCGGGGGCGCTGGCCATGGCGGCGGTCGGCGCCGGGGTGCCGGCCGCGCTGCCCGATCTGGCGGAGCTGATCGACGAGCGGGAGAAGCGGGTGCGCACCCGTCCGAAGGACGCGACGTCCTGGGCGGTGCTCGGGGCGGCCTACGTGGAGCAGGGGCGGCGGCTCGCGGACCCCGGGTACTACCCGCGCGCGGAGAAGGCGTTGCGGACGTCGCTCGCGGTCCGGCCGGAGCGGAACGTCCGGGCCCTGGCCGGGCTGGCCGCCCTGTCGAACGCCCGCCGGGACTTCCCCGCCGCGCGCCGCTGGGGCGAGGCGGCGCTGAAGCTGGAGCCCCGGCGGTGGACGACGTACCCACTGCTCATCGACGCCTACACCGGGCTCGGTGAGCACGCGGCGGCGAAGCGGACGCTGGACCGGCTGACGGAACTGCGCTCCGGTCCGGCCGTGCTGGCGCGGGCCGCGGCCGTCTACCGGGACCGGGGCTGGCGGGAGGACGCGGCGGCCTCGCTGGCGGACGCGGCGGCGGGCGCGCGGGCCCCGGCCGAGCGGGCGGCCTACCTGGAGCGGGCCGGGCAGCTGGCGTGGGAGCGCGGCGACTTGGAGGACGCGCTGCGGCACTTCCGGGAGGCGGTGCGCCTCGACCCGGACCAGCGGGCCGCGCAGGCCGGGCAGGGCAGGGTGCTCGCCGGGCTGGGCCGGACGACGGAGGCGCTGAACGCGTACCAGGTGGCGCTGGCCAAGCAGCCGTGTCCGCGTTACGCCCTGGAGCTGGGCGAGTTGTACGAGTCGCTGGGTATGCCGGAGGCGGCACGGGTGCAGTACGACCTGCTGCGGGAGCGGGTCCGCGGCGCCGCCGCGGGCGGGGCCGACGAGGAGCTGGTCCTCGGCCAGTTCGAGGCCGACCACGGTGATCCGCGGTCCGCGGTACGGCGGTTGCGGGCGGAGTGGAAGCGCCAGCCGGGTACGGAGGTCGCCGACGCCCTGGGCTGGGCGCTGCACCGGGCCGGGCGGTCCGGGGAGGCGCTGCGCTACGCGGTGCGGGCGACGGACGGTGAGGGCGGGGGCGGGGTGCGCAGCGCCGTGTACGCCTACCACCGCGGCATGATCGAGCGTGAGCTGGAGCGGTACGGGGCGGCCCGGCGGCACCTGGCGGAGGCGCTGCGCATCAACCCGCACTTCTCGCCGCTGCACGCGCCGGCGGCTCGGGCGGCGTCCGAGGCGCTGGGGGAACCGCCGGACGAGGAACTGCCCGAGATGGACGAGGAGTGA
- a CDS encoding FAD-binding oxidoreductase, which produces MIMSRIEAPRSDDAHTAASGDLVDLLLGGLPAEAVLTDPDVTASYAHDMASFCPAGAPAVVVLPRTVEQVQHVMRTATALRVPVVPQGARTGLSGAANASDGCIVLSLTKMDRILEINPVDRIAVVEPGVINAALSRAVGEHGLYYPPDPSSWEMCTIGGNIGTASGGLCCVKYGVTAEYVLGLDVVLADGRLMSTGRRTAKGVAGYDLTRLFVGSEGSLGIVVRAVLGLRPKPPEQLVLAAEFASGAAACDAVCRIMEGGHVPSLLELMDRTTVKAVNDLAQMGLPESTEALLLAAFDTTDPAADLAAVGALCEAAGATQVVPADDAAESELLLQARRLSLTALEAVKGVTMIDDVCVPRSRLAEMLDGVDRIAEKYQLTIGVVAHAGDGNTHPTVCFDPADPDESRRARESFDEIMALGLELGGTITGEHGVGVLKKEWLAREIGPVGMEMQRAVKQAFDPLNLLNPGKLF; this is translated from the coding sequence GTGATCATGAGCCGTATCGAAGCGCCCCGCTCCGACGACGCACACACCGCAGCGAGCGGTGACCTCGTCGACCTGCTGCTCGGCGGCCTCCCCGCCGAGGCGGTCCTCACCGACCCCGACGTCACGGCCTCCTACGCCCACGACATGGCGAGCTTCTGCCCGGCCGGCGCCCCGGCCGTGGTCGTCCTGCCCCGCACGGTCGAGCAGGTCCAGCACGTCATGCGCACCGCCACCGCCCTGCGCGTCCCGGTCGTCCCGCAGGGCGCCCGCACCGGACTGTCCGGCGCCGCCAACGCCTCCGACGGCTGCATCGTGCTCTCCCTGACCAAGATGGACCGGATCCTGGAGATCAACCCGGTCGACCGCATCGCCGTCGTCGAGCCCGGCGTGATCAACGCCGCCCTCTCCCGGGCCGTCGGCGAACACGGCCTGTACTACCCGCCGGACCCCTCCAGCTGGGAGATGTGCACCATCGGCGGCAACATCGGCACGGCCTCGGGCGGCCTGTGCTGCGTGAAGTACGGGGTCACCGCCGAGTACGTCCTCGGACTGGACGTGGTGCTGGCCGACGGGCGGCTCATGTCCACCGGCCGCCGCACCGCCAAGGGCGTCGCCGGGTACGACCTGACCCGGCTGTTCGTCGGCTCCGAGGGCTCGCTCGGCATCGTCGTACGGGCCGTGCTCGGCCTGCGCCCCAAGCCGCCCGAGCAGCTCGTGCTGGCCGCCGAGTTCGCCTCCGGGGCCGCCGCCTGCGACGCCGTGTGCCGCATCATGGAGGGCGGCCACGTCCCGTCACTCCTCGAACTCATGGACCGCACGACGGTCAAGGCCGTCAACGACCTGGCGCAGATGGGCCTCCCGGAGAGCACCGAGGCCCTGCTGCTCGCCGCCTTCGACACCACCGACCCGGCCGCCGACCTCGCCGCCGTCGGCGCGCTGTGCGAGGCCGCCGGCGCCACCCAGGTCGTACCGGCCGACGACGCGGCGGAGTCCGAACTGCTCCTCCAGGCGCGTCGGTTGTCGCTCACCGCGCTGGAGGCGGTCAAGGGCGTGACGATGATCGACGACGTGTGCGTGCCCCGCTCCCGCCTCGCCGAGATGCTCGACGGGGTCGACCGGATCGCCGAGAAGTACCAGCTCACCATCGGGGTCGTCGCCCATGCGGGCGACGGCAACACCCACCCGACGGTGTGCTTCGACCCGGCCGATCCCGACGAGTCCCGGCGCGCCCGCGAGTCCTTCGACGAGATCATGGCCCTCGGCCTGGAACTCGGCGGCACCATCACCGGCGAGCACGGCGTCGGCGTGCTGAAGAAGGAGTGGCTGGCGCGCGAGATCGGCCCCGTCGGGATGGAGATGCAGCGGGCCGTCAAGCAGGCCTTCGACCCGCTGAACCTCCTGAACCCGGGCAAGCTCTTCTGA
- a CDS encoding SsgA family sporulation/cell division regulator: MRTVVERELELKLVLSPERRIPVPARLGYVTDDPYAVHVTFHIDSAHPVHWTFARDLLVEGVFRPCGRGDVRVWPTKAEGRTVVLVALRSPDGDALLEAPAAPVSAWLERTLRVVPPGTEGEQLGLDDELAQLLAQ, from the coding sequence ATGCGCACCGTGGTGGAACGCGAACTGGAGCTGAAACTCGTCCTGTCGCCGGAGCGCCGGATCCCGGTGCCGGCCCGGCTCGGGTACGTCACCGACGATCCGTACGCCGTCCACGTCACCTTCCACATCGACTCCGCGCACCCCGTGCACTGGACGTTCGCCCGGGACCTGCTGGTGGAGGGCGTGTTCCGGCCGTGCGGGCGGGGGGACGTGCGGGTGTGGCCGACGAAGGCCGAGGGGCGCACCGTCGTGCTGGTGGCGCTGAGGTCACCCGACGGGGACGCCCTGCTGGAGGCCCCGGCGGCCCCGGTGTCGGCCTGGCTGGAGCGCACGCTGCGGGTGGTCCCGCCGGGGACGGAGGGTGAGCAGCTCGGTCTCGACGACGAGCTGGCCCAGCTGCTCGCCCAGTGA
- a CDS encoding RDD family protein: MSAPTPAPGDDRPREGYYPDPSIPGYVRYWNGASWVPGTSRPAPKDGETLAPPPGAGAEQPGAASASGAASASVEETGPHFFDEDPVDEPSPADAQHGSRPEPASAWGADRSRQSGFGGDQDRRVSWGAQQAAQGADPRVPHADRQPAGEPAADGTADVPPADQEADAAAAGSTFVFRRPTGKAGGGATADAPDEGTMTFRAVSPRQGPAASAGSGGSGSGPAGSGFGGQGGPGGSGGNPPGSGFGSQGAAAGFGAPGSAGSGFGAQAGPGGSPAGPAFGAQGGAAASGDASHRPGFGAGKAAAARAAAQAGAGAQASAAAPTALSGPQAAPTVPPQSGGPQPAQSGGPQPAQSGGPQPGPAASATPLSAGSGGGQSSWAQQVHRLAGAGGDEQPVAPWKPPTEDVFQAAARRQASARPAGLGKRLAARLLDTLVLAGVTAGAAVPLGIKAIDHVNEKIDAAKLSGETVTVWLLDGTTSVYLGIVLAVLLLVGVVSEVLPTAKWGRTLGKKLMGLEVRDIEGHDAPEFGAALRRWVVYSVPGLLVVGIVGIAWCLFDKPWRQCWHDKVAHTFVAG, from the coding sequence ATGAGCGCCCCAACCCCGGCCCCCGGTGACGACAGGCCCCGCGAAGGTTATTACCCGGACCCGTCCATTCCTGGATATGTCCGGTACTGGAACGGTGCCTCCTGGGTGCCGGGCACCAGCCGTCCCGCACCCAAGGACGGCGAGACGCTCGCGCCGCCGCCCGGTGCGGGGGCGGAACAGCCCGGCGCCGCCTCCGCCTCCGGCGCCGCCTCCGCCTCGGTCGAGGAGACCGGCCCGCACTTCTTCGACGAGGACCCGGTCGACGAGCCGTCCCCTGCCGACGCCCAGCACGGCAGCCGTCCCGAACCCGCGTCGGCGTGGGGCGCCGACCGCTCCCGCCAGTCCGGCTTCGGCGGCGACCAGGACCGCCGCGTCTCGTGGGGCGCACAGCAGGCCGCGCAGGGCGCGGACCCGAGGGTGCCGCACGCCGACCGGCAGCCGGCCGGGGAGCCCGCCGCCGACGGCACGGCCGATGTCCCTCCCGCGGACCAGGAGGCGGACGCCGCGGCCGCCGGCAGCACGTTCGTCTTCCGCCGCCCGACGGGGAAGGCCGGAGGAGGCGCCACCGCCGATGCCCCCGACGAGGGCACGATGACGTTCCGCGCGGTGTCGCCGCGTCAGGGCCCGGCCGCTTCCGCGGGCTCGGGCGGTTCGGGCAGTGGCCCGGCGGGGTCCGGGTTCGGTGGGCAGGGCGGGCCGGGCGGATCCGGCGGCAACCCGCCAGGATCGGGTTTCGGCTCTCAGGGAGCAGCGGCCGGCTTCGGGGCGCCGGGCTCGGCGGGGTCCGGTTTCGGGGCCCAGGCCGGCCCGGGCGGCAGCCCGGCGGGACCCGCGTTCGGCGCGCAGGGCGGCGCGGCCGCCTCCGGTGACGCCTCGCACCGCCCCGGCTTCGGTGCCGGGAAGGCCGCCGCCGCCCGGGCCGCCGCACAGGCCGGCGCCGGCGCCCAGGCCTCCGCGGCCGCCCCGACGGCGCTGTCCGGGCCCCAGGCGGCGCCCACCGTCCCCCCGCAGTCCGGCGGCCCCCAGCCCGCGCAGTCCGGCGGCCCCCAGCCCGCGCAGTCCGGCGGCCCCCAGCCCGGCCCAGCCGCCTCCGCCACGCCGCTCAGCGCCGGCTCCGGAGGCGGCCAGTCCTCCTGGGCGCAGCAGGTGCACCGGCTCGCCGGAGCGGGCGGCGACGAGCAGCCCGTCGCGCCCTGGAAGCCGCCGACCGAGGACGTGTTCCAGGCGGCCGCCCGGCGCCAGGCGTCGGCCCGCCCCGCGGGGCTCGGCAAGCGGCTGGCCGCCCGGCTGCTGGACACCCTCGTCCTCGCCGGCGTCACCGCCGGGGCCGCCGTACCGCTCGGCATCAAGGCGATCGACCACGTCAACGAGAAGATCGACGCGGCCAAACTCTCCGGCGAGACCGTCACGGTCTGGCTGCTCGACGGCACCACGTCGGTGTACCTCGGCATCGTCCTGGCCGTCCTGCTGCTCGTCGGCGTCGTCTCCGAGGTGCTGCCCACCGCCAAGTGGGGCCGCACCCTCGGAAAGAAGCTGATGGGTCTCGAAGTGCGGGACATCGAAGGCCACGACGCCCCGGAGTTCGGCGCGGCGCTGCGGCGCTGGGTGGTCTACAGCGTGCCCGGACTCCTCGTCGTCGGGATCGTCGGCATCGCCTGGTGCCTCTTCGACAAGCCGTGGCGCCAGTGCTGGCACGACAAGGTCGCGCACACGTTCGTGGCCGGCTGA
- a CDS encoding RDD family protein has translation MSSEPPPGSGQQPPEDDPLKKRPPGEQPGEGAGSPYDPRYPGGGPGDVPPGGGRGGGPYGGPPGGGQGGGPYGGPPGGGPYGGSPYGGGSYPTDPLAGMPPLADGVKRALARIIDVILVGAVVVLLTWGFGVNEYDVDSDRIEAGKSFWQSAVATVLYIAYDTFLTARTGQTLGKKLLHLRVANLDNGATPSVQNALMRAAVLWIPCFFCCFCVWLVISGGWILFDRPYRQGPHDKAAKTVVVSTN, from the coding sequence ATGAGCAGTGAACCGCCCCCCGGCTCCGGTCAGCAGCCCCCGGAAGACGATCCGCTCAAGAAGCGGCCCCCGGGCGAGCAGCCCGGCGAGGGCGCGGGCTCGCCCTACGACCCGCGATACCCGGGCGGCGGCCCCGGCGATGTCCCTCCCGGCGGCGGCCGGGGCGGTGGCCCCTACGGCGGTCCTCCCGGCGGCGGCCAGGGCGGTGGCCCTTATGGCGGTCCTCCCGGCGGCGGCCCTTACGGCGGTTCCCCCTACGGCGGCGGCTCCTACCCCACCGACCCCCTCGCCGGCATGCCCCCGCTCGCCGACGGCGTCAAGCGCGCGCTCGCCCGCATCATCGACGTGATCCTGGTGGGTGCCGTCGTCGTGCTGCTCACCTGGGGCTTCGGCGTCAACGAGTACGACGTGGACAGCGACCGCATCGAGGCCGGCAAGTCCTTCTGGCAGTCGGCGGTCGCCACCGTCCTCTACATCGCCTACGACACCTTCCTCACCGCGCGGACCGGCCAGACCCTCGGCAAGAAACTGCTGCACCTGCGCGTGGCCAACCTCGACAACGGCGCCACGCCCTCCGTGCAGAACGCGTTGATGCGCGCGGCGGTGCTGTGGATCCCGTGCTTCTTCTGCTGCTTCTGCGTCTGGCTCGTGATCTCGGGCGGTTGGATCCTCTTCGACCGGCCCTACCGGCAGGGCCCGCACGACAAGGCGGCCAAAACGGTCGTGGTCAGTACCAACTGA